aacccctcaCTCTGGGTAAACAACCTCCGTGTTGCGTTCTGCTTTGGCACAAACACGGGCACAGTAAATGATAAGacttgtgttttccttctctgaggCTCAGAGAACGTGAACCCCAGAAATATTCTGGGGAGGATGTGCCTTGCTTTCCTCTGTGGCACGTGGGGCTCCAGGGACGAGGCACAGCTGGTGATCCTGGTGGGGTCCAGCCTGGGGGATGCCCCGGGGGGCCCCGGTGGGCGCTGCAGCGCTggcagctctgtccctccccCAGGACGGTGACACGGACAAGAAGGACCCGTTTGAGGAGAGCGGGCTGAGCCTGAGCCCCACGGCCGCCGAGGCCAAGGAGAAGGTGAGGGCCAAGCGTGTGAAGAAGCGAGCGCCGCAGATGGACTGGAACAAGAAACGGGAGATTTTCAGCAATTTCTGAGCCCCGCTGGCTGCTCCCCTCCCGCCCAGCTCGGACGTTTCTGAGGTGCCTACGCCCTGTCCGTCGGTGTCCACGTGAGAtgctttgtgctctgctctTCACTGGTTGCTTTTACGAGGCGTATTTTAAagccctttttatttttattttttattattattgttgttattattattattattattattgttactcACCAGCGATTCTCATAAGAAAAATGTGACCAAAGCTCCTTTTCTTGCTTGCTCTTGAGCCCGGCTCTGGCTGCCATCCCCGTTGCTGTGAGAAAGGACTGGAAGGATTTTAACTCTTGTTTCTTACCTGCAGCATTTAGGCTTCTGttacttctttttttactttttatgtgGGGTCTTTTGGCTTTGTGGGTGTCCCAGACTGAGCCCCGTGGGATGCTCGGTGCCCCTGTGGAAGCATCTCATGGCTCATGGTGGGGGTGCCAGGaaccccctccccagccccccgtGCCCAGCATTGGCTGCTCCCACCATGGGAAGATGGACTGTGGCTGGAAATTGTTCGTTGGCTTTGCTATTGAAgcaaaaacatttgttttgttggggtttttttttgttttttaatgaagtcCCATGTGTTTCCAGTTAGTTTAGGAACTTCcccctggccagcagctcctgcccaggcagTAAAAGcccatttttcaccccaagcagctctgcagaggggagaGGGTGGGGTTTAAAAGCAAACCCCAAACCGACAGCTGTCCCCACCTGCAGCCGTGGAtgtggcaggagaaggagcagcagggccagtCCTGCCCCACGGAGCACGAAGACGAGAACCACGAGATGCCACAAAACCCCTTTGGACGGACCTGGAGGCGGGGACGACCCCACATCTGcttccagcagggagcacagggatgcagCTCTCACTGAGGCTCAGTGCCGGGGcgtggggctgctccaggtcccccctgggctgggtttggtgTCCCCAGCCCGGGAGTGTCACCGTGTGAAGGACATCCTCCGGAGCcgtggggtgtccctggggtgcaGGTGTGATGGGGTGGGCAGCACCCCATGCCTCCTCCACAGCCCCACTCTGGGCACTCAGAGTGCATCTTTGAAGCACTACAGATCGAGTCCATCTAAGCTGTTTGTTGCTGCCTCTGGCTGAGTGAGGGAAGGTGactcagctgagctgcaggctccccgggagcacagctgagctaccagggcagagctggggctgccccgctccctcccaggcccctgcagccatcccagccctgctgaggaagggactgggagcacaaagccccttttcccagctgagggcacacagcagcagccagctggccgTGGGTGAGCacggagctggggctgtgccctgcctcactccagcccctcagggacAGAGCCCTTGGGTGGGCAGCGTGCTAGGGATGTGGGAACGGCTCTGCACGGATTTCCTAAGGGATTTCCCAATTGTGGAGCTGAAAGGTGCCTTATGCcatcctctgctctcctcagcagcgggctggcacagcactgctgcttggctcccctgggcagcagcgGGTGCCTGCGgccttgtgctgctggcaggagagcGTGGAGAGCCTCAGGGGTGAAGGAGATGAGTTCTCTTTATGAAAGTTATCTTTTAGGATTGTTGATGGGCTGAACAGGTTGAAAATGATGTCTTTGGAGAGGAGCTGGTGCAGGTGTTTGGCTGTGGGTGACGAGACAGGACGCTGGGGTGATGGGGGATGTGGAGAGGCTGCCTCCCCTCGGGGCCCTGCCATTAACAAGACacctcttccccatcccacttCAAGCTACCTGCTGTCTTTTTGGCCCCCCAAAACGCTGTCTTCTGTGTCTGGGTGGTGTTTGGAAGGAGCCCTTCTTTTCCGCGCTGTCGCGTTGCTTCCCGTGCCCGCGTCGCCAAACCCCGGCAGCGCccgggctgtgcagggcagggcagagcagccccgggACACTCTGGTGCACATCACACAGCACAGACCTGGTGTCAACGCCCCGTTTCTCACCCCAGACTGCTGGAGttgagggggggggggggggaagaaaaaaaccttgtgTAGTGTTGAATGTAGATCAAAAGAAATCAGGTGTGCAAATCCGTGTTGGTGAGATTGCAAATCCTAATCTGTTAGTCCAAGGAAGCTGCTCCTGGTTGAAGCATTACTGCATTCCTGACATCTTGTTGTAGCTCAGTAGTAATTATTCAGTTCCTGTACATTtaacttggaaaagaaaaatcaataaagtctaaggctggcagcagcactgcagagccacCATGTACACTGTAACGTCAGTAATAAACTTGGTTTGCCATGTACCCAGCACTTATCtgctccttcctcagctgctcgGGGAGCCCAGGGCGGAACTGCAGCCCTCCAGCACATTGTAAACTTTGCTTCCTCTTCAAAGAGGAGCTGGAATTACGCCTTTGAAGCTCCACAATGAAGTCAGCACTGCCCTTTCTTTGAAGAACAAAACGCAGGGGTGGTGCTGTCCCTCTGTCAGCTCCCGGGGACACAGCCTGGCTCCCGTGGCTGCTGGAGCCCTTGTGGCACACACAGTGGCACtggctcagctcctggccctgctgggcatCACCCAGCCCCTGTCAGAGGGCACTCGTGCAGGCAGTgattcctgtgctgctgccttgggcaGGCTTCAGCTGCACCTCAGGATCCCAGGAGCACCAAGGCTGGGAAAGATctccaggatcatccagtccaacctgtgccccctccccagaGCACCGAGTGCCCCATCCAGGCCTtgcctggacacctccagggatgggagctCCACCAGCCCCCTGGACAGCCCCTTCCCGTGTTTGACAGCCTTTCCCAtggaggaattcctgctgctgtccgCCCTGGATGTCCATGGCCCAGCTCTTGTCCTGGCcgtgtggcagggctgggcaggtgcgtgctgcctgccctcagcctggcagggcagggcaggttGCCATGGTTCAGCCCTGCTGAGGTCACCCACGTTCTCCTCCCCTCAGCCAGCGTCACACAAATGCCAGCAAGCCTCGTGGGTGCAAAAAGCCCTCACCACCTTTATTAAACGAGTATTtacaagcagcagcaggtccccGAGGACaaagcttttctctgcagtgactcagagtggcacagctgggcccTGCTCAGCCATTCACCCcggctgcagcctccagctctgtcccagcaggatTGCTGCCTCTCAAAGcccctttttcctctgcagagctgagccgCTGCCAGTGGCTGTCCCCTGCAGTCACACcgccagccctgtgccaggcccagCTGTAGCAGGGCTCAGCCCAAGCAGCTTTGTGGCTCTCCCAAGGCTGGATGATCCCTCAGAGTCTCTTGGCAGCAGGGCAAATGTCTTGGTTGAGGCACTGGCTGCAGCGAGGGTTCACAGGCAGGCAGGTCTGCTGCCCAAAGCCCACCAGGAGCCAGTTTATCTCCTTCCAGAGGTCCCTGCAGTGAGGGGACAAACAGCACCGTTGCCATGCAGCTGCTTGGAAGGGGTGAGGAACAGCCCGTGGGGTTAATGGGATCCCTTTCCccttctgcctgctcctctggagGTGATCCCAGCCCTCCCAAGCTttcctggtcctgctgggctggggggagccATGCCTGTGCTCAGGCACTGCTGTGGAGGtgtccctctgtgccagctggtgTGTGATGCTGAACATCTACCACCAGTGAAGGCCAAAATCCAGCCCCGGGCTGATGCTGCTGTGGCCACTGGGCTCAGCAAGGCCCTCCGTGGAAAAGCACCTGCCTTGGGTCATGGTAAACCTGGCAAGGCAAAAATCAGGGATCAAGAGCTCCAGTGGTGGTGACGGATCCATCTGACAGCAGAACCAGCACACGggtgagatgctgctgctgtggctctggcaGAGGGGAAACACCTACAGCTACTGCGACcctggaaggaggaaggagccaAAATGCAATCCCTGAAAGTGCCCCAAGCAGGACTGTGTGCAGacctggctcctgcagccagcaggggctcagggctcacctgggcagccACTCCTCCAGTGCCAGCCGAGTCTGCTCGGGGTTCTTGGTCTCCTTCTTCACCCACTTGAGCCTGTTGGAGATCCTGTGCACGTGGGTGTccacagctggggagggagagccCAGAGTTTAGGTGGGGCAGGCACACCTGAACggagagagcagagccacagctgcctgGGACAGCCCCCAGGGCAAGGctcccctggggcagcaggagcagccagccgGGACAGGAGCATGGAGCAGGGGAGGCTCACTCCAAGAACAAACATCTTATTCCCAGGCCTGGAGCCAAAAGCATTTGAGGTGGGtgggtgtctgtctgtctgtccccaggCTCACAGAGTCCAGGCCAGCCTCTCTCCAAGGCTCCCCAGCTCCAcggagcaggcacagggcctGGCCCCCGTTCCCTCTGCACGTCCTCATCCTGCGGAGTTTCAGCTGAAGTTACGCAAACTGTGATCTCTGCCCCCgtggaaaacacatttcataATACCCACCAGCAGAGAGGGCTTGGGAGGCTTAAAGCAGTGTTTATAATGTGCTTTGAGCTCAAAAGCTCTGAATGCAAAGTGTATTATTGTTAGATCAGCAGTGATAAACCTGTCTCTGGGGCTAATTGGGCAAAACCCAGGAAATTGCTGTAAACAGGAAGACTAAGCCTTGCCTCCCAAATCAAAACCGAGCACACAATTATTTGGAAAGCACTTGGCTGGTTTGGCTGCCTCTGGACTTCCCTCCCCCACAGCAGGAGAACAACAGACCCCAAGGGCTGCTGGATGCAGGGCAGGGGCCACGGCCTGTCCAGCTGATGGTGaccagaggggctgcaggatcCAGCTCCCGCCCACTCgctcctcctgcctttcccagggctCTTCCATCAAGCAGCACATCCTTTTGGAACACTCATCTGTCCCCAGGGGCCCCGGGCCAGGACCTGCAGGTGATGGTCCAGCCCcatctggcagcagctcccctgggctGTGAGTTCCCTTGGGAATTTCTGCTATCAGATTTGGGGAGAAACGGCAGCTGCTcacatcctgcagctccctaAGTGGCTGAGGGAAACATTGTCCCCCCACCCTGCAGATACTGAACCAAAGGgatcctgccaggctgctggggctgcagggcttcCCCTCTGCCTGGGGAGTGGATTGGGATTTAGGAGAGGGATGGGAAACCACGGCCCGGGTTACCTATCCCAGCCACGCTGTCCCAGGCGATGTGCATGGCCAAATGGGCCATTTTGGGCCCAactcctggcagctgcaccAGCTCCTCCACAGTGCTCGGGATGTCCCCCCCGTACTTCTGCTTCAGGATGGCTGTGGTCTGCTTGATGTACTTCACCTTGTTCTGGAAAACCAACGGGAAAGGCACGCAGTCCAAGCTGCCCTCCAACACAGGGAAAACAAGACGCACAGCCCAGAAAAGCAGCCATTCCTGAGTGTGTGTTACAGGTGAGCACACACATGGGAGCTGTGGAGGAGACAGAGCCTTGACTTCTACACGAAATCAcagtgctgagagctgggagctccagcctccctgcaCGGCCCTGCAgccaacaatcccaccctgctGGCAACACAAAGTGCCAAAATTGGGGTAAAATCCAGCTTGTAGCCCGACtccaggggagaggggagggcacaggggtgtggtctttgcagggcagccaggacgagggaagagatgagaatcttgactccatgtttcagaaggctgagtTATGATAttgtgatatatattatattaaaatgctatattagaactatactaaaagaacagagaaggCTGGataggaatagaaaggaatgaataacaaaatcgAGACAGTCTggacagctggactgtgattggccattaattGGAAATAACTACAGGACACTAATCACAGAttcacctgctgcattccacagcagcagacatcattgtttacattttgttcctgaggcctctcagcttctcaggagaaaaaccctggcaaaaggattttgataaaataaatttctgacGCAGGGGCTCCTCCGTGCCCGTGTGGCAGGGCCGCACTCACCCTCCAGAAGCCCACGGGGTAGATGATCTGCCCCAGGCTCTCCTCGTCCATCTGCAGCACGCTGTCCACGGTGAGGCCGCGCCGGCGCAGGCGCAGCATGGCAGCGCTCGTCACCTGGTCCTTGGTCTGGCTGGACAGCATcagggccagcagcacctggtAGCGCatcacctggggacacgggggacactgAGGCACCCTGGGggttccagcagctctgcagcaccctCGGAGCAGGGTGTGCTCCCACCCTTCAGCCCTATCCGCATCCAGGAGAGTGGCAGGCTGCAACAGGAATAATCCAGAACCTCCCAATTCCACCACACgatgaagggagaaaagaaacccCTTCAAGCTCAGCTGTCACTACCTGTgagagggcagggagcagctctgcctgctgggatcTCGCTCCAAAGACATCAGTGCTGAGCCACAAAGAGCTGGACCAAGCTTTTCCTGAGGCTGGCGTTCCCAGGAGGGCCACAGGATGCACAGGCACAAACGCCCAGTGATTTTTCATGCAATGTCTGTTCTCAGCAGCTTTGGAAAATCCCGAGCCTTTCCCACCAGGCTTCAGTAGGAACTGGGTGCTGGCTCCAGTGAGCTCCTCAGGGAGCCAAATCTGAACTACTGGGATGACAGAGACTGGGAGAAGGAcaaatcccaggaattcctctgctgctgccatgcaggGTTTAGCCAGGCCGTCACCTCCTGTTTCCCAATTCTTTCTTCCCAGATGTGATTCCATCCCACCAGAGTGAGGAGGATGATGCAACTAACCCAAAATGACCTGGGATAACATGGGACACAATCCTCCCAACAGCTCTCCTACAAAGTTTACAAAACCACAGGTGCACCAGGAAAAATCCCTGCGTGCGTGGAAGCAGGACAATCCCAGGGTACAAAGAAATGGTGTGAGGAGCTGAGGGTTACAACATCCCCTTTTTCTTGGAAGCAACAAGGCAGCTTCCCCAGGGGAGAGAAGCTATTTCCATGTGGTCCCCTGGCCCCACAGCTGCCAACCCACGTGGCTGAGAGCGTGTGATGCTCCCTGGCTCCGGGGTCACAGCTCATCCTCCTCGCCAGGGAGCCAAGCCCAGGGCAGTATCCAGCAGCAAGGCCAGCATTCCCTGTGCCAAGGCTGTCCAGCTGTGTCCTCCAGAGCGCTCCCTCAGAGCCCAGCAGGTCCCACTGCTCCTCTGAGCCTGCCTCCGGATGATCCCCACATTCCCActccccaggctcctgctgctccaagtCCATGGGTTGGATTAGCTGCTCTCCGAAGTCACTTCCAACCCTATCaactctgggattctgtggtcCCCACATTCCCACTCCAGTGgctcccactgctcctccaAGCCTGCCCCCCACACCCCTCTGCATTCCACAGCCACCTAGCTGGACTCCTTCCCTGGACTCCTACAgagatttttaaggaaaaaaggaacatggcttcagccctgccagccagctccatAAAGCAGCACTGCCCCTCACATTCATCACATCCTCTGGGACCAATCCCAGCGCACAGTCCCGatccagctgctgtcctggaAACATCCCCAGTGGGACagatccaggggcagcaggaggatgagggAGGCTGTGTTTGCCTGTGCCTGccggagctggcagcaggatgctgtCACCTGTGGATGCTGTTCCCTGTGGGAATGCTGTTCCCTGTGGATGCTGTCACCCGTGGATGCTGTTCCCTGTGGGAATGCTGTCACCCGTGGATGCTGTCACTCGTGGATGCTGTTCCCTGTGGGAATGCTGTTACCCGTGGATGCTGTCTCCCATGGATCCTGTTCCCTGTGGGAATGCTGTTCCCTGTGGATGCTGTTACCCATGGATGCTGTCACCCGTGGATGATGTTCCCTGTGGGAATGCTGTTCCCTGTGGATGCTGTCACCCGTGGATGCTGTTCCCTGTGGATGCTGTTACCCATGGGAATGCTGTCACCCATGGACGCTGTTCCCTGTGGGAATGCTGTCACCCGTGGACGCTGTTCCCCATGGGAATGCCATTCCCTGTGGGAATGCTGTTCCCTGTGGGAATGCTGTCACCCGTGGGTGCTGTTATCCATGGATGCTGTCACCTGTGGGAATGCTGTTCCCTGTGGGAATGCCGTTCCCTGTGGGAATGCCGTTCCCTGTGGGAAAGCTGTTCCCTGTGGGAATGCCGTTCCCTGCGGGGATGCTGTCACCCGTGGGTGCTGTTCCCTGTGGGAATGCCGTTCCCTGTGGGAATGCCGTTACCCGTGGATGCTGTCACCCGTGGATGCTGTTCCCTGCGGGAATGCCGTTCCCTGTGGGAAAGCTGTTCCCCGTGGGAATGCCGTTCCCTGCGGGGATGCCGTCACCCGTGGGTGCTGTTCCCTGTGGGAATGCCGTTCCCTGTGGGAATGCCGTTACCCGTGGATGCTGTCACCCGTGGATGCTGTTCCCTGCGGGAATGCCGTTCCCTGTGGGAAAGCTGTTCCCCGTGGGAATGCCGTTCCCTGCGGGGATGCTGTCACCCGTGGGTGCTGTTCCCCGTGGGAATGCCGTTCCCTGCGGGGATGCGTTACCTCCGGAGGAGCGCTGCTGTCGTAGCACCTGTGCACTCCCATCTCATCCACGggagcatccctgctgctcctcatctcGCGGATGCGCTGCAGCTGCTCCCGCCAGCGCGGCGGCTCCCAGCGCGCCCGCCGGGGCTCGGCCCCCTCGCCCTGCCCTGCTTCATAGGCGATGGCCaggctcttcctcctcctgctctgcctcggCACGCCGGCCgtgccctgcagctggctccCTGCGCGGGATGGCAGAGATTCCAGGCTTCAGGAAAGCTGCCTTCACCCCTCACAGCGTTCGGTGACAGCCCCACATGCCGTCATCCAGCCAGGGGACCCTGAGCAGGGCGAGTTCCCTGCCCTTGATCCCAGCCCAAACACCGAACATGCCCCGGCCCCAAGCAGAGCCAGCACGAGGGCGGAAGAGCCCGAGAGGCAAGTGGCAACAGGTGACAGCAGTGGGGTCACACGTCACACGATGGGGACACGTGTCCCAAACACAGGTGTAtccccagcccaggacagcCACATCCCTTGCTCCGAGGAGAACGTGACAAGGAcacccagcccctgtccccagccaggccgggcccctggtgcagctccccatgcccagcacagccctaaTCCCCCCTTCCCGTCCCAGAGATTCCCCCTCTCCCGCATGCCCCATGTCCTCGGTCCCTTCTTCCCGTACCCCAGGAAGCCATGATCCCTCTTCCATACCCTGCATCCCCTGTCCTGTATCCTCATCCTCTAACCTGCACCCCCCTGTCCCTTACCCCATCCCCAGTCCCGTATCCCCAATTCCTCTGTCCCTTACCCCATCCCCTGTCCCGTATCCCCAATTCCTCTGTCCCGTACCCCATCCCCTGTCCCGTATCCCCAATTCCTCTGTCCCTTACCCCATCCCCTGTCCCGTATCCCCAATTCCTCTGTCCCTTACCCCATCCCCTGTCCCGTATCCCCAATTCCTCTGTCCCGTACCCCATCCCCTGTCCCGTATCCCCAATTCCTCTGTCCCGTACCCCATCCCCTGTCCCGTACCCCCATccgtgccccatccctgcccgtACCCCATCCGTGCCCGTGCCCCATCCCCTGTCCCGTACCCCCATCCGtgccccattcccagtcccGTACCCCTTTCCCCTGTCCCGTACCCCATCCGTACCCCATTCCCCTGCCCGTAcccgcgctgcccgcggccgAGCGCAGCCGCcgcagccggggccgggccgcgctcATGGCGGCGCCGCGAACTACCGGGCCCGGGGCGCACCGGGGCCGCCGGAACGGGCGGGGcgagcgcggggcggggccggcacCGGGCCCCGAGCGCAGCGGGaccgggccgggggcggcgggaccgggccgggccgggccgggccgggctcggggtGAGTGACGGGAGCCGGCACCGGGAGGGGCCGCGCCGCGTCCCGGCCGTGTGTCGGGGGGCTGGGCTGTGACCCCCGCTGCGTGTCCCCGAGCGCTTGTGGCATGTCCGGGCTTGTTCGGGGGTCGCGGGGGACAGTGCGCCGTCGCCCCGGGTGGCTTAGGGCTCGGGGGTCCCCAGGGCGGTGCGCTCCGAGtgtccctggggacagagggccGGGGGCTGGCTGTGGCCCCGCGGGTGGTGGGCCGGGGTCCGTGGCGTGTGACACTGGGCAGGGTTCCATGGCGTGTCCCCTGGTGACACTGGGCAGGGGTCCATGGCGTGTCCCCTGGTGACACTGGGCAGGGGTCCATGGCGTGTGACACTGGGCCGGGGTCCATGGTGTGTCCCCTGGTGACACTGGGCCGGGGTCCATAGCGTGTGACACTGGGCTGGGGTCCATGGTGTGTCCCCTGGTGACACTGGGCCGGGGTCCATGGCGTGTGACAttgggctgggggctgtggcacATCCCCTGGTGACTCTGGGCTGGAGCTCATGGTGTGTCCCCTGGTGACACTGCGCAGGAGCCCATGGCTTGTGTCCCCTGGTGACACTGGCCAGAGCCCATGGCATGTCCCCCAGGatgcagggacaggctgtgtGGACATCCCCGGGAGCAGCAGGGattgctgtgcccagctgaaccccagctgctgtgccaggctgtgggaaggCCGTGGGATGTCCATGTGGCTCTGGGGTTGTGCAGGGTCCTGTGCCCAGGGCTAGGGTCCCCAAGGGACAGCGGGTCAGGCAGGGGGAGGCAGTTTCTGGAGGTTGTTGTAATGGCCATCCCTGTTCTTGCCCCATCTTTCTCTTGCCATGGCAGCACTTGGATGTTGCAGCGCTCAGATTTGTGAGTCCTTCCTCACTTCACATCGACAGCACAGCACGGAGTGCTTGGCCTTTGCTTTGGGAACAAGCGTCCAGCTCACACCCTCCAAAAAGTGTGTGCACGTGGACGTGCTGCAAAAATCAgcctgtgtgctgggctggggattCAGAGCTCCCGGGATATCCCAAAGGCCCCGTGTTCCATGGGGGATGctgaaggcaggagcagcacaggctctTTGTGTTTCCTCAGTGTTGGGCTTCTCCCATGTTTGAAAGGGCTCAAGACACCCAAGCTCTTTGGAAAAGCCCCGGTGTGATGCTGTTATTGgggttttcctgctgaaatattCCCCTTGGGTCTCCCTTACCAGAGCCCTGTTCTGTGTTTGCAGGGCCTCAGCGCTGGGCAGCAATGGCAAAGCCTCAGAGCAAGGATTCCGGGCTGAAGGAGAAGTTCAGGAacctcctggggctgggaacaTCCCGGGGAAGTTCCAAGTCGTCGGAGGGCAAGCAGACAGAGTTCATCATCACTGCAGAAATACTCAAGGTGTGAGAACTGAGTGGAGTGGAGGTGGGGGTAGTGCCTGGGGTACCTCAGCTGAGGGGATCCTTGCTCCTTTCCTGGCTTTTTTGGCACTCAGTTCCTCTCCATCATTCCCTCTCCTGATCTCTCAGCTTATTCTCTGGGGAACTGGATGTAGAGCTCACCtactctgcagctccagcatttGAGCTACTCACTCTTTGAATGCGTTGGAGATATTTGTTGGGTTGGGTTACAGGCTATTTCCCTGTCCCCTCGATTTTTTTATAGTCTGAGCTTGATGAAGTTTCTGTGGTGGCAGTTTCCACAAGCTGGgaactgtttctgttttatgaAAACCTTACGGTtctgtggaaatgaaaaataaaataattaattccagTAATTGGTACCACAAGTCTGTAAGCAGAATAGTTGGCACACGaggaggaaaatacaaaaaaaaaaagggagaaggagacCAGAATTCCTTCTCCCCTTGGAGAAATGGATAAGTGTTTCTGGTAAGATAAACTGTTAGcttatttctccatttctttccaGGAACTGAGCATAGAGTGTGGATTGAGTAACAGGATACGAGCAATCAGTCAAATTTGTGAAGtggcaaaaaccaaaaaaattgaAGAGGTGAGTTCCTAAGTGTTCAGTGAGTATTGGAAGGATGGAAATTtaagcagcagctctcaaagTGTCGTAAGGGACTCCTGTTGTTTAGAAAACTTCTTAAAAGGGGTGATCCCAGAGGCTGCTTTGTTCTGTAGAAGGGAATTAGTCTGCCCaaccttccagctctgcagcagaggggaTGGAGCTCTTGGGCCTCCTGGAGCATCGTGGAAGGAGAATGCTGAGGGTATTCAGGACAGCTCATGGGAGATGATGTTTAGAGAGGTTTCCTTATCTCCTGGCTTGTTAATAAACATCCCCCAGTTGGTTTGGAACTCATCTTGTAGCTGGGTTCAGGCTTCTGCACAAATATTCCCACTTGCAGTGAGTGTGGAATGAGGGATTGCAGTTCCTGGGGTATAGGGCTGGATTTGGTGTCACCTGGGGTTGGTCTGAGTGTGTGACCAGGTGGGTGAGTGTCCCTCCGAGCAGAGAACTCCGCACGTGGCCCCCCTGGCTCTCGGTCATGCATTGCCATAACTCAGGGTGACCTGCTGGCCGGAGatcctggaggagctgagctttgctgcctgatgcttttgctttggttttggtgtttgttcTGCTCCCAGCACGCCGTGGAGGCCGTGTGGAAGGTGGTGGCTGACATGCTGCAGCCGGAGCGTCCCGCCG
This genomic window from Motacilla alba alba isolate MOTALB_02 chromosome 14, Motacilla_alba_V1.0_pri, whole genome shotgun sequence contains:
- the NTHL1 gene encoding endonuclease III-like protein 1 isoform X1, producing the protein MESHLGRKNWETGGDGLAKPCMAAAEEFLGFVLLPVSVIPVVQIWLPEELTGASTQFLLKPGGKGSGFSKAAENRHCMKNHWAFVPVHPVALLGTPASGKAWSSSLWLSTDVFGARSQQAELLPALSQVMRYQVLLALMLSSQTKDQVTSAAMLRLRRRGLTVDSVLQMDEESLGQIIYPVGFWRNKVKYIKQTTAILKQKYGGDIPSTVEELVQLPGVGPKMAHLAMHIAWDSVAGIAVDTHVHRISNRLKWVKKETKNPEQTRLALEEWLPRDLWKEINWLLVGFGQQTCLPVNPRCSQCLNQDICPAAKRL
- the NTHL1 gene encoding endonuclease III-like protein 1 isoform X3, with the protein product MRSSRDAPVDEMGVHRCYDSSAPPEVMRYQVLLALMLSSQTKDQVTSAAMLRLRRRGLTVDSVLQMDEESLGQIIYPVGFWRNKVKYIKQTTAILKQKYGGDIPSTVEELVQLPGVGPKMAHLAMHIAWDSVAGIAVDTHVHRISNRLKWVKKETKNPEQTRLALEEWLPRDLWKEINWLLVGFGQQTCLPVNPRCSQCLNQDICPAAKRL
- the NTHL1 gene encoding endonuclease III-like protein 1 isoform X2 gives rise to the protein MSAARPRLRRLRSAAGSAGSQLQGTAGVPRQSRRRKSLAIAYEAGQGEGAEPRRARWEPPRWREQLQRIREMRSSRDAPVDEMGVHRCYDSSAPPEVMRYQVLLALMLSSQTKDQVTSAAMLRLRRRGLTVDSVLQMDEESLGQIIYPVGFWRNKVKYIKQTTAILKQKYGGDIPSTVEELVQLPGVGPKMAHLAMHIAWDSVAGIAVDTHVHRISNRLKWVKKETKNPEQTRLALEEWLPRDLWKEINWLLVGFGQQTCLPVNPRCSQCLNQDICPAAKRL